The Lacipirellulaceae bacterium genome contains a region encoding:
- a CDS encoding SDR family oxidoreductase: MDRLVFGCGYLGERVAALWREAGDTVYVVTRSMESAVAYREFGYETIVADVTEPESFGELPEVESVLFAVGYDRTSDHSIDKVYSQGVANVLAALPASVEQFVYISTTGVYGDAGGEIVDETTPPDPQRAGGKASLAAENHLASSRLSRQAAVLRLAGIYGPGRIPYLEKLQAGEPIAAPSEGWLNLTHVDDAARVVVAVDHWLSGRAASAARLETFNVSDGSPVIRGDYYREVARLIGAPEPKFAEPDADSPAAARAASNKRISNSKLMETIEVNLKYPSYREGLAAILK; the protein is encoded by the coding sequence ATGGACCGTCTCGTTTTCGGTTGTGGTTACCTTGGCGAAAGAGTCGCTGCCCTGTGGCGTGAAGCTGGCGATACCGTTTACGTCGTTACTCGTTCGATGGAATCGGCGGTCGCTTACCGCGAGTTTGGCTACGAGACGATCGTCGCGGACGTGACAGAGCCGGAAAGCTTTGGCGAGCTGCCAGAAGTCGAGAGCGTCTTGTTTGCCGTGGGATATGATCGGACCTCTGATCACTCGATCGATAAAGTTTACAGCCAGGGTGTTGCGAATGTTCTCGCTGCTTTACCTGCAAGCGTCGAGCAATTCGTCTATATCAGCACGACTGGGGTTTATGGCGACGCAGGCGGAGAAATCGTGGACGAAACGACACCGCCAGATCCTCAGCGGGCTGGCGGGAAGGCATCGTTGGCGGCTGAGAATCACCTAGCCAGTTCGCGGCTAAGCCGGCAAGCGGCTGTGTTGAGGCTGGCGGGAATCTATGGGCCTGGGCGAATTCCCTACCTCGAGAAGCTTCAAGCGGGCGAACCGATTGCTGCCCCAAGTGAAGGTTGGCTCAACCTCACACACGTGGACGATGCGGCACGAGTCGTCGTCGCGGTCGATCATTGGCTCTCTGGCCGTGCCGCTTCAGCGGCCCGGCTTGAAACCTTCAACGTCAGTGACGGCTCCCCAGTAATCCGCGGCGATTACTATCGCGAAGTGGCCCGCTTGATCGGAGCCCCAGAACCAAAGTTCGCTGAGCCCGACGCGGACTCGCCCGCCGCTGCCCGGGCAGCTTCTAACAAGCGTATTAGCAACTCGAAGCTCATGGAAACTATCGAGGTGAACCTGAAGTACCCCAGCTATCGTGAAGGCTTGGCGGCGATTCTCAAGTAA
- a CDS encoding Mrp/NBP35 family ATP-binding protein — MSDEAIDPQLVENLLADFPDPETGRGLKVMEQIADVKIDGQQVAVKIGLTTYSAPLWEQTQQTIEDRLKEKLPGSPQVKVEIVPHDRPAEPIGSIGLRAKSVIAVGSGKGGVGKSTVAASIAYGLSKSGCKVGIMDADVYGPSIPHLLGIPDEKLTAENKQLEPIETDGMKVMSMGFLVPPGEAVVWRGPMLHGAVTQFLRDTAWGDLDYLIIDMPPGTGDIALTLSQLLPLTGSVVVCTPQEVALLDAVKAIAMFRKVNIPVLGMVENMSYFLCPDNGKQYDIFGSGGARTKAEELEVPFLGEVPIQLPIRERGDSGETSGNLTDAQSGPYYERICFNLVDFITSARVEAPPMPTLSVL, encoded by the coding sequence ATGTCAGACGAGGCCATCGACCCGCAACTTGTAGAGAACTTACTTGCAGACTTTCCTGACCCCGAGACCGGGCGTGGCCTAAAAGTCATGGAACAGATTGCCGACGTGAAAATCGATGGTCAACAAGTGGCCGTCAAGATCGGCCTCACCACCTATTCTGCGCCCCTTTGGGAGCAGACGCAGCAAACGATTGAAGATCGGCTGAAGGAGAAGTTGCCAGGTTCTCCTCAAGTCAAAGTCGAAATTGTCCCACATGATCGACCTGCTGAACCGATTGGCAGCATCGGCCTTAGGGCCAAAAGCGTAATTGCCGTGGGCTCGGGTAAGGGTGGCGTGGGTAAGAGCACCGTCGCCGCGTCGATCGCTTACGGCTTAAGCAAGAGCGGCTGCAAAGTGGGCATTATGGACGCCGACGTCTACGGACCGAGTATCCCTCACCTACTGGGCATCCCTGACGAGAAACTGACTGCTGAAAACAAGCAGCTTGAGCCGATCGAGACTGACGGGATGAAGGTGATGAGCATGGGCTTCCTCGTCCCCCCCGGCGAGGCGGTCGTTTGGCGTGGCCCAATGCTCCACGGAGCCGTGACTCAGTTCCTGCGGGACACAGCCTGGGGCGACCTCGACTACCTGATCATCGACATGCCCCCGGGCACTGGTGACATCGCCCTTACGCTCTCGCAACTCCTGCCGCTCACTGGAAGCGTCGTCGTCTGCACGCCCCAAGAAGTGGCCCTGCTGGACGCTGTGAAGGCAATCGCCATGTTCCGTAAGGTTAACATCCCTGTTCTCGGGATGGTCGAGAACATGAGCTACTTCCTTTGCCCCGACAACGGCAAACAGTACGACATCTTTGGCAGTGGCGGCGCACGCACCAAGGCGGAAGAACTTGAGGTGCCGTTCCTGGGAGAAGTTCCAATCCAACTGCCGATCCGCGAGCGTGGCGACTCAGGTGAGACTTCTGGAAACCTCACTGACGCTCAGTCGGGACCTTACTACGAGCGCATCTGCTTCAACTTAGTGGACTTCATCACTAGTGCCCGCGTCGAAGCACCACCGATGCCAACGCTCTCGGTGTTATAG
- a CDS encoding calmodulin-binding protein, whose translation MIRRICLASLACAAFACVNSQEEASAQQAYGRHWNSTYTTQDWNRFYHYPYVYYPQNFWGDEYYRSADSLYHRYPPEMRIPVYNRHWHNYYPNRRKYHTGHHFHLDVF comes from the coding sequence ATGATCCGTCGGATCTGCCTGGCAAGTCTTGCCTGCGCTGCATTTGCTTGCGTCAACTCGCAAGAAGAAGCCAGCGCCCAACAAGCCTACGGCCGCCACTGGAATTCAACGTACACCACCCAGGACTGGAATCGGTTCTACCACTACCCGTACGTGTACTATCCGCAAAACTTCTGGGGCGATGAGTACTATCGCAGCGCTGATAGCCTCTATCACCGTTACCCGCCCGAAATGCGTATCCCGGTTTATAACCGGCACTGGCATAACTACTATCCGAATCGTCGGAAGTACCACACCGGGCATCACTTCCATCTTGATGTGTTTTGA
- the ruvX gene encoding Holliday junction resolvase RuvX has protein sequence MPSTRIIGIDYGTVRIGLATADLELGMAGPFETYTRRSERLDKEYFTRLAKEERPVRFVVGLPVHLSGEESQKSHEARQFGKWLGELTGVPIEYFDERYTSSEAEAILGEANLTKKKRKARLDQLAAQIMLTAYLEAGAKGQSDPGGIE, from the coding sequence ATGCCTTCAACTCGCATCATCGGCATCGACTACGGCACCGTCCGCATCGGTCTTGCCACAGCGGATCTCGAACTGGGCATGGCAGGTCCTTTCGAAACCTACACACGTCGCAGTGAGAGACTCGACAAGGAGTACTTCACTCGACTCGCTAAAGAAGAACGCCCCGTGCGATTCGTCGTCGGTCTCCCCGTCCACCTCAGCGGTGAGGAGAGTCAGAAGTCGCATGAAGCACGACAGTTCGGCAAGTGGCTCGGGGAACTGACTGGCGTGCCCATTGAATACTTCGACGAGCGTTACACTTCCTCCGAAGCGGAGGCGATTCTAGGTGAGGCGAATCTCACCAAGAAAAAACGTAAGGCACGGCTCGATCAACTCGCGGCGCAGATTATGCTCACGGCCTATCTCGAAGCCGGGGCAAAGGGGCAGAGTGATCCGGGGGGAATTGAATGA
- a CDS encoding MBL fold metallo-hydrolase: MLERTPLFPHVIELNHQAQRRITCSVYLIYDDAEWALIDIGYEDAVEDCIDLIRELDFPFSKCKTLIASHADVDHIQGLASAKQLLKTTVMAHPLAAKHLEAGDAIATFAEIAAQDIHLEMPPVEVENQVKDGDVLKIGSLELEVWHTPGHTDGQLSFRMGDLLFSGDNIFADGCVGAIDAHHGSSIPDFITSLERIKASDVQWLLPSHGPVFRKDNALIDKTLARLETYLHMADFGTCAIDWPLMDQWEKDLVEGKMPE; this comes from the coding sequence ATGCTCGAACGGACTCCACTTTTCCCGCACGTTATCGAACTGAATCATCAGGCCCAGCGCCGCATCACTTGCAGCGTTTATCTGATTTACGACGACGCTGAGTGGGCCCTGATCGACATTGGCTACGAAGACGCAGTCGAAGACTGCATTGACTTGATTCGCGAGCTTGACTTCCCGTTCAGCAAATGCAAGACGCTGATCGCTTCGCACGCCGACGTCGATCACATCCAGGGGCTCGCGAGTGCCAAGCAGCTCCTTAAAACCACGGTCATGGCACATCCCTTGGCTGCGAAGCACCTAGAGGCGGGCGATGCGATTGCTACGTTCGCGGAGATTGCTGCCCAGGATATCCATTTGGAAATGCCTCCCGTGGAAGTCGAGAACCAAGTGAAAGATGGTGACGTGCTGAAAATCGGCAGCCTGGAACTTGAAGTTTGGCACACTCCGGGGCACACCGACGGCCAATTGAGCTTCAGAATGGGCGATCTGCTGTTCTCTGGCGACAATATCTTTGCCGATGGCTGCGTGGGGGCGATCGACGCCCATCACGGTAGCAGCATCCCCGATTTTATTACCTCGCTAGAACGCATCAAGGCAAGCGATGTGCAGTGGCTCCTCCCCAGCCACGGCCCCGTTTTCCGCAAGGACAACGCACTGATCGACAAAACGCTAGCACGCCTGGAGACCTACCTGCACATGGCCGACTTCGGCACCTGTGCGATCGACTGGCCTCTGATGGATCAGTGGGAGAAGGACTTGGTTGAAGGGAAAATGCCCGAGTAA
- a CDS encoding M20 family metallopeptidase, with product MSPDPLDLLKQLIALPSVNPRLTANTDPNAGESRVTAFLQAFAEEQGWPWLRQKVHDGRDNFLALVGLAQEDLHDAAIQAHETGNTSVILFEAHQDTVATEGMTVPPFEPQERNGRIYGRGACDVKGGLAAILAALSTIRSVAYRKPILLASTINEECGFSGIRALNKLWSDDEGEVVEAWKEAKGPLRPTLLTSTFRPNVAIVAEPTELNVVVSHRGVVRWQVTTHGRAAHSSQPEQGENAIYAMASVIECVRSYEREVLAQRPKDQRCGGPTVSVTTVQGGTGANTVPESAKVNIDRRLSPDETPTEAWQEMIDWINSRAVLDGCRIEHETPWMESHGLAEGENLELANQVAEIATEVCGSSELTGVPYGANAATLAAAGIPSVVFGPGSIDQAHTADEWINVEQLQQATEVYRRLALDSQSG from the coding sequence ATGTCGCCCGATCCCTTAGACCTCCTGAAGCAGCTTATCGCCCTGCCGAGCGTGAATCCGCGGTTAACCGCTAACACGGACCCAAACGCAGGAGAGAGCCGCGTAACAGCCTTTCTGCAGGCTTTTGCGGAGGAGCAAGGCTGGCCTTGGCTTCGGCAGAAAGTGCACGACGGTCGTGACAATTTCCTGGCCTTGGTGGGGCTCGCTCAGGAAGACTTGCACGATGCGGCGATACAGGCACATGAAACGGGGAATACTTCGGTAATACTCTTCGAAGCCCATCAAGATACCGTTGCCACAGAGGGGATGACAGTTCCTCCATTCGAGCCACAAGAGCGTAATGGCCGCATTTACGGTCGTGGAGCCTGTGACGTGAAGGGTGGTCTAGCCGCGATTCTGGCCGCGCTCAGCACGATACGGTCTGTCGCCTATCGCAAACCCATTTTGTTGGCCTCTACGATTAACGAAGAGTGCGGTTTCAGTGGAATTCGCGCTCTGAACAAACTTTGGAGCGACGACGAAGGTGAGGTTGTTGAGGCATGGAAGGAAGCGAAGGGCCCACTTCGACCGACTTTGCTAACGTCAACTTTTCGACCAAATGTAGCAATCGTTGCCGAGCCGACCGAGCTAAACGTGGTTGTCTCCCATCGTGGCGTCGTTCGCTGGCAGGTTACAACACACGGTCGAGCGGCTCACTCTTCTCAACCCGAGCAGGGCGAGAACGCGATTTACGCAATGGCCTCCGTCATCGAGTGCGTCAGAAGCTACGAGCGAGAGGTTTTGGCCCAGCGACCAAAAGACCAACGCTGCGGCGGTCCGACGGTTAGTGTTACGACGGTCCAGGGCGGAACCGGAGCGAACACTGTCCCCGAATCGGCAAAGGTGAACATCGACCGTCGCCTCTCTCCTGATGAAACACCGACAGAGGCTTGGCAGGAGATGATTGATTGGATCAACAGCCGGGCTGTTCTAGATGGTTGCCGGATCGAGCACGAAACGCCCTGGATGGAGAGCCACGGTCTGGCTGAGGGAGAGAATCTCGAACTTGCCAATCAAGTTGCAGAGATTGCTACCGAGGTCTGCGGCTCGAGCGAGCTGACTGGAGTACCCTATGGCGCCAACGCCGCCACGTTGGCAGCCGCAGGGATTCCGAGCGTGGTGTTTGGCCCTGGGTCGATTGACCAAGCCCACACCGCTGATGAGTGGATTAATGTGGAGCAGCTCCAGCAAGCGACTGAGGTTTACCGGCGACTAGCGCTCGACTCTCAAAGTGGCTAA
- a CDS encoding mannose-1-phosphate guanylyltransferase, with the protein MLHAIIMAGGTGTRFWPASTAQRPKQLLNLVGDESMIRQTVSRLGDLVTPEQTLIVTNRRLLDTISEQLPELPPASLVGEPCKRDTAPCIGLAALLVSKNDPDATMAVMPADHVIRSEGRFQEAVRQAASLVDDQPDRIVTFGIRPTYPAEIFGYIQRGAHIETHDGEAPAFVVKQFREKPDAATATQYVAEGDFYWNSGIFIWKAKTILDALKKRQPEMLAHLEKIVEAWGTDQQEQTFEKEFTAINGISIDYAVMEHAKNVAVIEAPYDWDDLGGWKSLERLVGTDKDNNTVVGKHLGLNTSGSIIRSEDDHLIVTLGLKNCLVVHTENATLVANKDDEESIRQVVKELESRGWTEYL; encoded by the coding sequence ATGCTTCACGCAATCATCATGGCCGGAGGAACCGGCACGCGTTTTTGGCCGGCAAGTACTGCCCAGCGTCCCAAGCAACTACTGAACCTCGTCGGCGATGAATCAATGATTCGTCAAACCGTAAGTCGCTTAGGAGACTTGGTGACGCCGGAGCAAACACTGATCGTCACCAATCGACGACTGTTGGATACGATCAGCGAGCAGCTACCCGAGCTTCCCCCCGCCTCGCTCGTCGGCGAGCCTTGCAAACGGGATACGGCCCCCTGCATCGGGCTCGCGGCTTTGCTCGTCAGCAAGAACGACCCCGATGCGACAATGGCGGTCATGCCGGCGGATCACGTCATTCGCTCAGAAGGCCGATTTCAAGAGGCCGTTCGCCAAGCGGCTTCGCTGGTGGACGACCAACCCGATCGGATCGTCACGTTTGGCATCCGCCCGACTTATCCGGCGGAAATCTTCGGCTACATCCAGCGGGGAGCCCACATTGAAACGCACGATGGCGAGGCACCCGCGTTCGTCGTCAAACAGTTTCGCGAGAAACCCGACGCAGCGACCGCGACACAGTACGTCGCTGAGGGAGACTTCTACTGGAACTCAGGGATCTTCATCTGGAAGGCGAAGACCATTCTCGATGCGCTCAAGAAACGCCAGCCGGAGATGCTCGCCCATCTAGAGAAAATCGTCGAAGCCTGGGGCACCGATCAGCAGGAGCAAACGTTTGAGAAAGAGTTCACCGCAATCAACGGCATCTCGATTGACTATGCCGTCATGGAACACGCCAAGAACGTCGCCGTGATCGAAGCCCCTTACGATTGGGACGATCTGGGTGGCTGGAAGTCGCTGGAACGGCTCGTCGGAACGGATAAAGACAACAACACCGTGGTGGGCAAGCACTTGGGCTTGAACACGAGTGGCTCGATCATCCGTAGTGAAGACGACCACCTGATTGTCACCCTGGGACTCAAGAATTGCCTCGTTGTTCACACCGAGAACGCGACACTCGTCGCGAATAAGGATGATGAGGAGTCGATTCGCCAAGTTGTGAAAGAGCTTGAGTCGCGAGGTTGGACTGAGTATTTATAG